Proteins encoded within one genomic window of Macrobrachium nipponense isolate FS-2020 chromosome 8, ASM1510439v2, whole genome shotgun sequence:
- the LOC135223149 gene encoding uncharacterized protein LOC135223149, giving the protein MLQTDASRLHGLGFALLQKHGTDWKLTQCGSRFPSDVETRYSVIELEMTAALWSIKKCHTYLAGLPHFDVVVDHRPLIPILNSKSLGEIENPRLQHMREKLSNFSFTVHWQKGSIHCIPDALSRAPVQDPTEENCLNEDGSTDPLHVTIVNALDMHEDGVLLTPLKDKTLEKVRVAAEQDAEYNSLREIIMKGFPEHCHNLEVELRPFWNIRDMLAVDDDLIVYGARLLIPKSLRRETLECLHDGHQGIDRTKRRARQTVYWPKIESVSAGYFHVMGRTYLVYIDRLSGWPCVSSCQGIASVSNLIRSLKAIFSDTGVPVLLKTDGGPQFASSALRRFLSRWGVEHRITSPYNPKANGHAEASVKIIKKLIMTTAKNGNLDADEFARGMLELRNTPRADGRSPAQVLFGHPLRSFIPTHRRSFAKEWQKKAEECDVKAEYLRSQAKQRYDSTARPLSHLKMGSYVDVQDHTTGLWNCPDVVVGIGSRRDYLIKMGGGRILWRNRKFLRPHRPLLPIYGSSLDATNTPSKPKDVEKSQDNSTADVISKSILPTPAPRRSLRHRKEPDRLQVKWKKNTYESEGFSYARDYNITLDVLGEGV; this is encoded by the coding sequence TTCTGTGATAGAGCTGGAAATGACAGCTGCATTATGGTCAATAAAGAAATGTCATACTTACTTGGCTGGATTACCTCATTTTGATGTTGTGGTAGATCATAGACCATTGATACCAATTCTTAACAGTAAGTCACTTGGTGAAATTGAAAACCCTAGACTTCAACACATGAGGGAGAAGCTAAGTAATTTCAGTTTTACTGTCCACTGGCAGAAGGGAAGTATTCATTGTATTCCAGATGCTTTATCGCGTGCACCAGTTCAAGATCCTACGGAAGAAAATTGTTTGAATGAGGATGGATCCACTGATCCTTTGCATGTTACAATTGTGAATGCCCTTGACATGCATGAAGATGGTGTACTTCTGACACCTCTAAAGGACAAAACGCTGGAAAAGGTACGTGTTGCTGCTGAACAGGATGCAGAATACAATTCACTTCGGGAAATTATAATGAAAGGTTTTCCTGAACACTGCCATAATTTGGAAGTAGAACTCAGGCCTTTCTGGAATATACGTGATATGCTTGCAGTAGATGATGACCTAATTGTTTATGGAGCAAGACTTCTTATACCCAAGAGTCTTCGACGGGAAACTCTTGAATGTCTTCATGATGGTCATCAGGGAATAGACCGCACAAAAAGGAGGGCGCGACAGACTGTTTACTGGCCTAAAATTGAATCCGTATCTGCGGGTTATTTTCATGTCATGGGTCGTACTTATCTTGTTTATATTGACAGGTTGTCTGGATGGCCTTGTGTATCTTCGTGCCAGGGTATAGCTTCTGTATCCAATCTAATACGGTCACTGAAGGCTATATTTTCAGATACTGGTGTTCCTGTTTTGTTGAAAACTGATGGAGGACCACAGTTTGCTTCATCAGCTTTGAGACGTTTTTTATCTCGCTGGGGAGTAGAACATCGCATTACTTCGCCATATAATCCGAAGGCAAATGGACATGCAGAAGCATCAGTGAAAATTATCAAGAAGCTGATTATGACTACTGCTAAGAATGGGAACCTGGATGCGGATGAATTTGCCCGTGGAATGTTGGAGCTTAGGAATACACCTCGTGCTGATGGCAGATCACCAGCTCAAGTTTTATTTGGTCATCCCCTCAGGTCTTTTATTCCAACACATCGTCGCTCATTTGCCAAAGAGTGGCAAAAGAAAGCAGAGGAATGTGATGTTAAAGCAGAGTATTTGCGAAGTCAGGCGAAGCAACGATACGACAGTACTGCCAGACCCCTTTCTCATTTGAAAATGGGTAGTTATGTTGATGTTCAAGATCACACCACAGGACTTTGGAATTGCCCAGACGTTGTTGTCGGCATTGGATCCAGGCGAGATTATCTCATAAAGATGGGCGGTGGGCGCATTTTGTGGAGAAACCGAAAGTTCCTGAGACCACATCGACCTCTTTTACCAATATATGGATCAAGCCTTGATGCAACTAATACTCCCAGTAAACCAAAGGATGTGGAGAAGTCACAAGATAATTCTACTGCTGATGTTATTAGCAAATCAATCTTGCCTACACCAGCTCCACGTCGTAGTTTGCGGCATAGGAAAGAACCTGATCGTCtacaagtaaaatggaagaaaaatacatatgaatCAGAAGGATTTTCATATGCCAGGGATTATAATATCACCCTAGACGTCTTAGGGGAAGGTGTGTGA